The DNA segment CCGCATCCCAACATAAACGCACTTCATCGCCCCAGGTCGGCAACCCTTTGCGATAGCGATGCGCGTTCTGTAGCTGAGCGCTCAACATCTGGCCGCTTTTCAACCGCACATGATAGATCGACAAATCGCCGAGGTAGGCGATATGCACCACTTCACCCACGGCAAAGTTGTAACCGTCTTCTGGCGGCGCGTCGCACAGCATGATTTTTTCCGGGCGCAGCGCGACATACACCGGAACGTTATCGACAACGGACGCATCCGCATCCACCTTCAGAGGATGCACCAGCCCCGGCGAATCAATAACCAGCCCATCATCCTGACGTTCCTTCAGCAAGCCTTCAAAGACATTCACAGAACCGATAAATTCCGCGCTGTAGCGGGTGGTCGGATGTTCATAAATCTCTTCCGGTTCGCCAATCTGCACGAATTTCCCACGGTTCATGATCGCAATTCGCCCGGCCATCGTCATCGCCTCTTCCTGATCGTGCGTCACCATCACGCAGGTCGCGCCAACGCGCTCAAGAATATCGACGACTTCCAGCTGCATCCGGTCGCGCAGCTTTTTATCCAGCGCGCCCATCGGTTCGTCGAGCAGCAACAGCTTCGGGCGTTTCGCCAGGCTACGCGCCAGCGCCACACGCTGACGCTGGCCGCCGGAAAGCTGATGAGGCTTACGTTTAGCGAACTCCTGCATATGCACCAGCCCCAGCATTTCGTTCACGCGCGCGGTGATTTCCGCCTTCGACAGCTTGTCCTGCTTTAGCCCAAACGCAATGTTCTGTTCCACCGTCATATGGGGGAACAGCGCATAAGACTGAAACATCATATTGATAGGGCGCAGATAAGGCGGGACATGCGCCAGATCGACGCCATC comes from the Citrobacter koseri ATCC BAA-895 genome and includes:
- the potG gene encoding putrescine ABC transporter ATP-binding subunit PotG; this translates as MNDATPRPQAKTRKALTPLLEIRNLTKSFDGQHAVDDVSLTIYKGEIFALLGASGCGKSTLLRMLAGFEQPSAGQIMLDGVDLAHVPPYLRPINMMFQSYALFPHMTVEQNIAFGLKQDKLSKAEITARVNEMLGLVHMQEFAKRKPHQLSGGQRQRVALARSLAKRPKLLLLDEPMGALDKKLRDRMQLEVVDILERVGATCVMVTHDQEEAMTMAGRIAIMNRGKFVQIGEPEEIYEHPTTRYSAEFIGSVNVFEGLLKERQDDGLVIDSPGLVHPLKVDADASVVDNVPVYVALRPEKIMLCDAPPEDGYNFAVGEVVHIAYLGDLSIYHVRLKSGQMLSAQLQNAHRYRKGLPTWGDEVRLCWDADSCVVLTV